A region of Culicoides brevitarsis isolate CSIRO-B50_1 chromosome 1, AGI_CSIRO_Cbre_v1, whole genome shotgun sequence DNA encodes the following proteins:
- the LOC134830109 gene encoding esterase B1-like encodes MTTSIVRTKSGAVKGIAKQTELGKNYVSFQHIPYAQEPTGALRFRDPRPVTPWNDILDCTKEGSPARAFDLFVPDGPKIVGSDNCLGVNIFTPDLHPAKPLPVFVWIHGGGFTLGSSSLMFYGPDYLVEKDVICVSFNYRLGIFGFLSLKDPKVGVPGNAGLKDQTMALRWIKENISYFGGDPDNITVTGESAGGASVHYHMISPLSEGLFHRAISFSGSAFNPWASASQNYPKYLKKLIVQLGLKEDADDKSILEAMNNMDPVKLLELDQKLIDFNDGVLGNELMSIFIPQTEPYVSEMCFLPKSILELGRNPWSKDLDVIFGGTANEGMMQYMLAERNPHLEMFLEDPTLLIKPEIREKLTHEEAVSKGQALKSLYFVNDDLTECFVEYSSERLFWHGIHRAIMQRQVGNGKGRTFVYYLNIEPSVDTPGYYEFCRKLSKIPHMKGMSHGEDLPLYFKTSFAPRFKPGDDIYPAQQAFLTFITDFAKNGKPNGWTPLEKGETKNVKAMEIDQKSHEMRDLKNLHKIRVWDSLYDPKELI; translated from the exons ATGACAACATCTATCGTGCGAACAAAGTCCGGCGCTGTCAAGGGCATCGCGAAACAAACAGAATTAGGCAAGAATTATGTCTCTTTTCAGCACATTCCATACGCCCAGGAGCCAACAGGTGCCCTACGTTTTCGTGATCCTCGACCAGTGACTCCCTGGAACGACATTCTCGATTGCACGAAGGAAGGTTCACCTGCCAGAGCCTTTGATTTATTTGTGCCAGATGGTCCAAAAATCGTTGGATCCGATAATTGCTTAGGAGTGAACATTTTCACGCCAGATCTGCATCCCGCAAAACCTCTTCCGGTCTTCGTTTGGATTCACGGCGGTGGATTCACTTTGGGAAGTAGCAGTTTGATGTTTTACGGCCCGGATTACCTCGTTGAGAAAGATGTCATTTGCGTTTCGTTCAATTATCGCCTCGGAATTTTCGGATTTCTCTCGTTGAAGGATCCGAAAGTCGGAGTTCCGGGAAATGCCGGGTTGAAAGATCAAACGATGGCTTTGAGATGGATTAAGGAGAATATTTCGTACTTCGGAGGGGATCCAGATAATATAACGGTGACGGGAGAGAGTGCTGGAGGAGCTTCCGTTCATTATCACATGATATCGCCACTGTCTGAGGGACTTTTTCATCGGGCGATTTCATTTTCGGGCTCTGCGTTTAATCCATGGGCTAGTGCAAGTCAAAATTACccgaaatatttgaagaaattgatCGTTCAACTGGGATTGAAGGAAGATGCGGACGATAAATCCATTCTTGAGGCCATGAATAACATGGATCCCGTTAAATTACTCGAGCTGGACcagaaattgattgattttaac gATGGTGTCTTAGGGAATGAACTAATGTCAATTTTCATCCCGCAAACCGAACCTTATGTCTCGGAAATGTGTTTCCTCCCAAAATCCATCCTCGAATTGGGCCGCAATCCATGGAGCAAAGACTTGGATGTCATTTTCGGTGGAACTGCCAACGAGGGTATGATGCAATACATGCTTGCAGAAAGAAATCCTCATCTAGAAATGTTTTTGGAAGACCCTACGTTGCTCATTAAGCcagaaattcgtgaaaaattaaccCACGAAGAAGCAGTTTCCAAAGGTCAAGCACTCAAATCACTATACTTCGTGAACGACGATCTCACCGAGTGCTTTGTCGag TACTCGTCGGAGCGTCTATTCTGGCACGGAATTCATCGCGCAATTATGCAACGTCAAGTCGGCAACGGTAAAGGTCGCACGTTCGTGTATTATCTTAACATTGAACCATCTGTCGATACACCCGGGTATTACGAATTCTGTCGGAAACTCTCGAAAATTCCACATATGAAGGGAATGAGTCATGGCGAAGATTTGCCACTTTATTTCAAAACGAGTTTTGCACCAAGATTCAAGCCAGGAGACGACATTTATCCCGCGCAACAagcatttttgacttttatcacggattttgcgaaaaatggaAAGCCCAATGGATGGACACCACTGGAAAAAGGCGAAACGAAAAATGTTAAGGCAAtggaaattgatcaaaaatcacaCGAAATGCGAGATTTGAagaatttacacaaaattagGGTTTGGGACTCGTTGTACGATCCAAAAGAATTGAtctaa